A single genomic interval of Daucus carota subsp. sativus chromosome 1, DH1 v3.0, whole genome shotgun sequence harbors:
- the LOC108214727 gene encoding protein LAZ1 homolog 1 isoform X2, with translation MEWRGFLLSLCLFVSLVESLCVPESLWLVSSNGEHTSVYSWTICSASVFVLVALVLSMYLVFQHLAAYNQPEEQKFMIGLILMVPVYALESFLSLLDSDDAFNCEIIRDCYEAFALYCFERYLIACLGGEDSTIKYMESQSIMSSSMPLLEESYAFGIVEHPFPLNCLLKDWHLGAEFYQAVKIGIVQYMILKLICALVAIVSQFFGVYGEGKFEWGYAYPYLAVVLNFSQTWALYCLVQFYSVIKDKLAPINPLAKFLTFKSIVFLTWWQGIAVAFLFSMGAFQGSLAKELKTRIQDYIICIEMGIAAVVHLYVFPAIPYKRGERCVRNAAVMSDYASLGTNPDPEEVKDCERYTRAQLISYADREKRLNFRQSVCDVVIGSGEIIVDDMKYTVSHVVEPVERGFLRINEKFHQISDNVKRLEEEKKKAKDDSYVIPLSSWSKEFSDVHEDLAEGSCSDSSLSNVKRKYSQSKESVSRFKNA, from the exons ATGGAATGGCGAGGGTTTTTATTGTCCTTGTGTTTGTTTGTTAGTCTGGTTGAGTCCTTATGTGTTCCAGAGAGTCTCTGGTTGGTTAGTTCAAATGGAGAGCATACTTCAGTTTACAGCTGGACGATATGTAGTGCTAGCGTTTTTGTTCTCGTTGCACTTGTTCTATCTATGTACCTCGTCTTTCAGCATTTAGCAGCTTACAATCAGCCTGAG GAGCAGAAATTTATGATCGGACTCATTTTGATGGTTCCTGTCTACGCACTAGAATCG TTTCTGTCACTATTGGATTCAGATGATGCATTCAACTGTGAGATTATCAGGGATTGTTATGAAGCCTTTGCATTGTATTGCTTTGAGAGATATTTAATAGCCTGTTTAG GTGGTGAGGATAGTACAATAAAGTatatggaaagtcaaagtataATGAGCTCTAGCATGCCTCTTTTGGAAGAATCATATGCTTTTGGAATTGTAGAACACCCCTTCCCTCTCAATTGTTTGTTGAAGGACTGGCATCTCGGTGCTGAGTTTTATCAAGCTGTGAAAATTGGCATTGTTCAATAT ATGATTTTGAAACTGATTTGTGCACTAGTAGCAATAGTCTCTCAGTTTTTTGGTGTTTACGGTGAAGGGAAATTTGAGTGGGGTTATGC ATATCCATACCTGGCAGTTGTTTTGAATTTCAGTCAGACCTGGGCATTGTATTGCCTGGTGCAATTTTATTCTGTTATTAAGGATAAGTTGGCGCCTATCAATCCTTTGGCCAAGTTTCTCACATTCAAGTCCATAGTATTCCTGACATGGTGGCAAGGCATAGCTGTTGCATTCCTTTTCTCCATGGGAGCCTTTCAAGGATCCTTGGCAAAGGAGTTGAAAACACGTATACAAGATTATATAATCTGTATAGAG ATGGGTATTGCTGCTGTGGTGCACCTTTATGTTTTTCCAGCAATACCATACAAGCGTGGAGAGAGATGTGTACGAAATGCTGCTGTAATGTCTGATTATGCATCTCTTGGAACAAATCCAGATCCCGAAGAAGTTAAAGACTGTGAAAGATATACCAGGGCACAATTAATTTCCTATGCTGACAGGGAAAAGCGGTTGAATTTCCGGCAGAGTGTTTGTGATGTTGTCATCGGCAGTGGTGAAATT ATTGTTGATGACATGAAGTACACAGTTTCACACGTTGTAGAACCAGTTGAGAGAGGATTTTTAAGGATTAATGAAAAATTCCATCAGATATCTGATAATGTCAAGCGATTGGAGGAGGAAAAGAAGAAGGCTAAGGATGATAGTTATGTAATCCCGTTGAGTTCCTGGTCAAAAGAGTTCTCAGATGTCCACGAGGACCTGGCAGAAGGGAGTTGCAGTGACAGCAGTTTGAGTAATGTCAAGCGGAAGTATAGTCAATCTAAAGAATCAGTATCTCGATTTAAAAATGCATAG
- the LOC108214727 gene encoding protein LAZ1 homolog 1 isoform X1 encodes MLLPELLISPYTQDMDQAVLLMEWRGFLLSLCLFVSLVESLCVPESLWLVSSNGEHTSVYSWTICSASVFVLVALVLSMYLVFQHLAAYNQPEEQKFMIGLILMVPVYALESFLSLLDSDDAFNCEIIRDCYEAFALYCFERYLIACLGGEDSTIKYMESQSIMSSSMPLLEESYAFGIVEHPFPLNCLLKDWHLGAEFYQAVKIGIVQYMILKLICALVAIVSQFFGVYGEGKFEWGYAYPYLAVVLNFSQTWALYCLVQFYSVIKDKLAPINPLAKFLTFKSIVFLTWWQGIAVAFLFSMGAFQGSLAKELKTRIQDYIICIEMGIAAVVHLYVFPAIPYKRGERCVRNAAVMSDYASLGTNPDPEEVKDCERYTRAQLISYADREKRLNFRQSVCDVVIGSGEIIVDDMKYTVSHVVEPVERGFLRINEKFHQISDNVKRLEEEKKKAKDDSYVIPLSSWSKEFSDVHEDLAEGSCSDSSLSNVKRKYSQSKESVSRFKNA; translated from the exons ATGTTGTTGCCTGAGTTGCTAATTTCACCTTATACGCAAGATAT gGATCAGGCGGTGTTGCTGATGGAATGGCGAGGGTTTTTATTGTCCTTGTGTTTGTTTGTTAGTCTGGTTGAGTCCTTATGTGTTCCAGAGAGTCTCTGGTTGGTTAGTTCAAATGGAGAGCATACTTCAGTTTACAGCTGGACGATATGTAGTGCTAGCGTTTTTGTTCTCGTTGCACTTGTTCTATCTATGTACCTCGTCTTTCAGCATTTAGCAGCTTACAATCAGCCTGAG GAGCAGAAATTTATGATCGGACTCATTTTGATGGTTCCTGTCTACGCACTAGAATCG TTTCTGTCACTATTGGATTCAGATGATGCATTCAACTGTGAGATTATCAGGGATTGTTATGAAGCCTTTGCATTGTATTGCTTTGAGAGATATTTAATAGCCTGTTTAG GTGGTGAGGATAGTACAATAAAGTatatggaaagtcaaagtataATGAGCTCTAGCATGCCTCTTTTGGAAGAATCATATGCTTTTGGAATTGTAGAACACCCCTTCCCTCTCAATTGTTTGTTGAAGGACTGGCATCTCGGTGCTGAGTTTTATCAAGCTGTGAAAATTGGCATTGTTCAATAT ATGATTTTGAAACTGATTTGTGCACTAGTAGCAATAGTCTCTCAGTTTTTTGGTGTTTACGGTGAAGGGAAATTTGAGTGGGGTTATGC ATATCCATACCTGGCAGTTGTTTTGAATTTCAGTCAGACCTGGGCATTGTATTGCCTGGTGCAATTTTATTCTGTTATTAAGGATAAGTTGGCGCCTATCAATCCTTTGGCCAAGTTTCTCACATTCAAGTCCATAGTATTCCTGACATGGTGGCAAGGCATAGCTGTTGCATTCCTTTTCTCCATGGGAGCCTTTCAAGGATCCTTGGCAAAGGAGTTGAAAACACGTATACAAGATTATATAATCTGTATAGAG ATGGGTATTGCTGCTGTGGTGCACCTTTATGTTTTTCCAGCAATACCATACAAGCGTGGAGAGAGATGTGTACGAAATGCTGCTGTAATGTCTGATTATGCATCTCTTGGAACAAATCCAGATCCCGAAGAAGTTAAAGACTGTGAAAGATATACCAGGGCACAATTAATTTCCTATGCTGACAGGGAAAAGCGGTTGAATTTCCGGCAGAGTGTTTGTGATGTTGTCATCGGCAGTGGTGAAATT ATTGTTGATGACATGAAGTACACAGTTTCACACGTTGTAGAACCAGTTGAGAGAGGATTTTTAAGGATTAATGAAAAATTCCATCAGATATCTGATAATGTCAAGCGATTGGAGGAGGAAAAGAAGAAGGCTAAGGATGATAGTTATGTAATCCCGTTGAGTTCCTGGTCAAAAGAGTTCTCAGATGTCCACGAGGACCTGGCAGAAGGGAGTTGCAGTGACAGCAGTTTGAGTAATGTCAAGCGGAAGTATAGTCAATCTAAAGAATCAGTATCTCGATTTAAAAATGCATAG